A portion of the Streptomyces griseiscabiei genome contains these proteins:
- a CDS encoding ATP-binding protein, translating into MSTTRPFSPGDRGPEPGAGGASGEPGGDPPEAPATSRRTRRLGFDGESGVVPLARDFTRQALHAWGWLPAATADRRAAAEDVLLVVSELVTNACLHAGGPAELRIGCDNKVLRIEVSDRGTGNPAPRTPHRAGRPGGHGMFIVQRLCLDWGVVRAPGAAGKTVWAELGAPA; encoded by the coding sequence ATGAGCACCACCCGGCCTTTCTCGCCGGGCGACCGCGGCCCGGAACCGGGTGCCGGCGGCGCTTCCGGGGAGCCCGGCGGAGACCCGCCCGAGGCCCCCGCCACGAGTCGTCGGACCCGGCGTCTCGGCTTCGACGGCGAGAGCGGAGTGGTGCCGCTCGCCCGTGACTTCACCCGTCAGGCGCTCCACGCGTGGGGATGGCTGCCGGCCGCGACCGCGGACCGCCGCGCGGCGGCCGAGGACGTCCTGCTGGTGGTGTCCGAACTGGTCACCAACGCGTGTCTGCACGCCGGTGGCCCCGCCGAGCTGCGGATCGGCTGCGACAACAAGGTGCTGCGGATCGAGGTGTCCGACCGGGGCACGGGAAACCCCGCGCCCCGGACCCCGCACCGGGCCGGCCGGCCGGGCGGGCACGGGATGTTCATCGTGCAGCGGCTCTGTCTGGACTGGGGGGTCGTACGGGCTCCCGGGGCGGCCGGGAAGACGGTGTGGGCCGAGCTGGGGGCACCGGCCTAG
- a CDS encoding peptidase, whose translation MWGAEVSYRTYQKRSAALACLAALAGSAVLMAAPVAHAEVVDVEYNCKTPIGDKSAVSPIDIKGVESGDDYKITMSWQKGVSSSPVELGKGAMTPSATIELGGADSGTLTVTGPANQEAIPANTPIKINDLSGTYTPKKTGKVDFTAGVLTIKALGTVTTCTPGNDPGPSLTLDVTAAGGTGGGSDSGGSGGTGGTTGTGGSGGELPQTGPLDSAVALGTLGGTVLLAGAAGALWVTRRNQAVRR comes from the coding sequence ATGTGGGGTGCCGAGGTGTCGTACCGGACGTACCAGAAACGAAGCGCCGCGCTCGCGTGCCTCGCGGCCCTGGCCGGCTCGGCGGTGCTGATGGCCGCTCCGGTGGCCCATGCCGAGGTCGTGGACGTCGAGTACAACTGCAAGACGCCGATCGGGGACAAGTCCGCGGTGTCGCCGATCGACATCAAGGGGGTCGAGAGCGGCGACGACTACAAGATCACGATGTCCTGGCAGAAGGGTGTCTCGTCGAGCCCGGTCGAACTGGGCAAGGGCGCGATGACGCCGAGCGCCACGATCGAACTGGGCGGCGCCGACAGCGGCACGCTCACGGTGACCGGGCCGGCGAACCAGGAGGCGATTCCGGCCAACACACCGATCAAGATCAATGACCTGAGCGGCACCTACACCCCGAAGAAGACCGGCAAGGTCGACTTCACCGCGGGCGTCCTCACCATCAAGGCCCTCGGCACGGTGACGACCTGCACCCCCGGCAACGATCCCGGCCCGTCGCTGACGCTCGACGTCACCGCCGCGGGCGGCACGGGGGGCGGGTCGGACTCCGGGGGTTCGGGCGGCACGGGCGGTACGACGGGTACGGGCGGCTCGGGCGGGGAGCTCCCGCAGACCGGGCCCCTGGACTCGGCGGTCGCGCTCGGCACGCTCGGCGGCACCGTGCTGCTCGCCGGCGCGGCGGGGGCGTTGTGGGTGACGCGCAGGAACCAGGCGGTACGTCGCTGA